A single Aspergillus chevalieri M1 DNA, chromosome 3, nearly complete sequence DNA region contains:
- a CDS encoding uncharacterized protein (COG:I;~EggNog:ENOG410PHJJ;~InterPro:IPR003703,IPR029069,IPR042171;~PFAM:PF13622;~go_function: GO:0047617 - acyl-CoA hydrolase activity [Evidence IEA];~go_process: GO:0006637 - acyl-CoA metabolic process [Evidence IEA]), with protein sequence MRTVPSDFAVHSMHCYFVLAGDSQIPILYHVERVRDGRSFITRTVQARQRGRPIFTTTLSFSRANSGGKKKLEHASPKPDIAMPGDTSSLSARKRLENESGGGGPFESQKAGIVNRTSNPEDKRMRRFVRARGHISDDGGHQAHLSALAYITDSYFIGTVSRVHDIPRFSSPEELQKVLNALKNPSDLDDEDIARALKELKEEETTELRRRLEGALSKAMGKQEEHKEVGMMVSLDHSIYFHNPWAFRADEWMLIEMESPWAGEGRGLAIQKIWSKDGVLVATCTQEGVVRLKQDEPPRSKI encoded by the exons ATGCGAACCGTCCCCTCCGATTTCGCCGTCCACAGCATGCACTGCTACTTCGTGCTAGCCGGTGACTCACAGATCCCCATTTTATATCACGTCGAACGAGTGCGCGACGGCCGGAGCTTTATCACGCGGACGGTGCAGGCGAGACAGCGGGGCCGGCCCATCTTCACCACCACGCTGAGTTTCAGTCGGGCTAATAGTGgcgggaagaagaagttggAGCATGCGTCGCCGAAGCCGGATATTGCGATGCCGGGGGATACTTCCTCGTTGAGTGCGAGGAAGAGGTTGGAGAACGAGAGTGGTGGTGGGGGGCCATTTGAGAGCCAGAAGGCGGGGATCGTAAATC GTACTTCGAATCCTGAGGATAAGAGGATGCGCCGGTTTGTCCGCGCGCGAGGACATATTTCGGATGATGGGGGTCATCAGGCTCACCTTTCGGCCCTAGCCTACATCACAGATAGTTACTTTATTGGAACAGTGTCACGGGTTCATGATATCCCTCGGTTTTCCTCTCCCGAGGAGCTGCAGAAGGTCTTGAACGCTCTCAAGAACCCATCAGACCTGGACGATGAGGACATCGCGCGGGCCCTGAAGGAGctgaaggaagaagaaaccaCGGAACTTCGCCGTCGTCTGGAAGGCGCGCTAAGCAAAGCCATGGGCAAGCAAGAGGAGCACAAGGAAGTGGGTATGATGGTCAGTCTGGACCACTCGATCTACTTCCACAACCCTTGGGCGTTTCGGGCAGATGAGTGGATGCTCATCGAAATGGAGAGCCCGTGGGCCGGAGAGGGTCGGGGCTTAGCCATCCAGAAGATTTGGTCGAAGGATGGGGTGTTGGTTGCCACTTGTACGCAGGAG GGAGTCGTGCGGTTAAAACAGGACGAGCCGCCCCGTTCGAAGATCTAG